acactttttttttctctcaattactttacaaagcctagaattagacttggacctattattaaagagagaaaaaaattcaaactggaaagaacgaaaaggaaataaaatgaaaaaaaaaacgaaactgaaaataaaatgaaaaaaaaaaaaacgaaactgaaactgaaaagaaaaagaaaaaaaaaaaccaaacggttagaaagaaagaaagaaaagagagagagagagagaagagagaggggggtagaatgggaaaagggaggtggggccggggggggggggatagCAATTTTCTGCTGAGAAAGGAAGTATAGGTGTAGGTGTATTATTAAAAGATGCTGCACTTCTATCACAGTAATGCTGAGGAAGTATAGGTGTAGGTGtattattaatatatatatatatatcggtcctgctattgtcagcccactaaGCTGACGATAatcacactagaagacaagaaaaacacgtatttctgtgtgttttttataccctttaatacacattcacacattcattattatcagcccattgggctgattttagaattttccttaatAGAAAAGCTGAtcgactctctttttttttttttaaaaacagcaCGTCGTCCTCacagcttctctctctctctctctctctctctctgaatcgACTCATCGCCTCCGACAAGCACACCCACCTAGACCTCCAACTACTCTGACGACCATCGAACACCACCGGCGAGACCACCCAAACCACCGGTAAAGCTCTCCGACCTCCGGCGAACCTCCGATGATGAGTATACAGTCTCAGACGATACTCTATTTTTATATACGAACCATGATCACACTATTTCGTGCGACCCTAGCCACCTAGCCTAGCGCCATCTAGATCCGCCTTGGCAGCCGCCTAGCTCCGCCAAAGCCTCTGTGGCGCCTAATAAAACGCAAGGGGTGTAGGCGTGGTGGTGACCCGCCACCGAATGCCTAAGCGGCGCCtaggccgccatttagaacactgactATTAGTCAAGCATTGAATGAGATTCTATTTGGTAAGAGAATGACTTCCAGAAGAGAAACTAAATAAATTGGCACTCCAGTATAAATTTACCACCTGGATGATGTCACCACTGAATGTGGCTGTAACTTTGGGCGTTTCAGCAAATTTGGAGAATTTTTAGTCAGGCATTGAATGGGATTCTATCTGGTAAGTAAGGGTccatcatcgggccgggccggccGCCTGAGTCACTTTCCAAGCCCGCCCATGGGTCCGGACAGatcgggctttttcttttttgcaggcCAGACAGGCTGGGCTACCTACCATAGATTGAAGCCCAGGCCCAGGCCCAGGCCCCAGGCCCAGCCCCCCTTGAATGTGGCGTGCAACTTTGGGCATTTCGGCAAATTTGGAGAATTTTAGTCAGACATTGAATGGGATTCCATCTGGTaagtaagggtcatcatcgggccgggctGGCCCGCTAAGTCACTTtccaagcccgcccacgggccgGGCTGActgggctttttcttttttgcgggCCAGGCTACCTACCATAAATGAAGCCCAGGCCCAGGCCTAGCCCACGGCCTACCAAATTGACAGGGCGATGGGCCAGAAACCGAGTCTGGCCGGCGGGTCAACAGTCTGgtttaaatttccttgggcagAAActaaatcaaggaaaaaaagaaagggttttgtggAATTTCGGGATAATAGGCAGGCCCGTGGGCAGGCTATTGGGCGGgctgagtaaaaattcatagtcctaagcccgcccattacaaactatgggACGGGCCGGGCCACCCGTTTTATGGGCTCGGGCAGTTTAAAACCCTAATGGGCTGGGCAGACATTGGCGGGTCACGGGtttcgggctaaatgatgacccttactgGTAAGAGAATGACTTCTAGAAGAGAAACCAAAATGAATTGGAACTCAAGTAAAAATTTACCATCCGGATGATGTCACCACTTGAATGTAGCGTGCAACTTTGGGCGTTTCTGCAAATTTAGAGAATCGTCTGATAATGCATTCCAATTAAGAGGCTTTCCATCTCCAACATGGCACTCAACATCTTTCAATTCATGCTGCCAACCTAGGATACTTTCCAAATGTTCACAATTCAAATCCAATTGTGCACAATCTTCTCACGGAGAACCTGCAAATCAAGTATAACCAAGTAGTCACTATCTTTCAAGCGATGCCACCAACATCGTGTACCTCTTAAATGAGGAATATCTGAATCATAACTGGGCACAATCATCTATGGTAGGGCCTCTAAGTCATAAAAGATATCAACGACTAATCATCATGCTTTATTATGGAAAAGGATAACTCGTCAAGACAAGCAGTAATTCTAACccaaataaacacaaaaacaatgCTCTTGGGGATTTTGAAGAACTAATGGTTGAACATGGGTGAAAAGAAAGCCCTCCTAATGTTTGGGAAAGAAAAGCATAAGGAGACGAAGAAAAATGTGAGCAGAAAGGGTCATTATAACCGAACCAATGAGTGACCATAATTTTCCCATTATCCTCTCGAatccaagagaggaaaaaaataaaacagtccaAAAATATGATTTGAGGTATTCACCAAAACACCTAAATATACTTCAAATTTGGATCCATATTCTTTGCCTCTTCCCAACTTAACACATTCAAATAATGGTGattcaaacaaatattttctagTCAAAAGTCTAAGCTTTTAAGCCTGGCAACATAACTGAACAATTGCCTATGTTGTTCACCGGTAAATATTAATAAAAATGATAAAGTGGATGACTGATGCCAAAGAATATGTTTGTCTTATACAGGTAAAGGGTTTACATAAAAAGAGTCATAAAGAGCATGCTGGCAAAATACAAGCAGAAGGCCAAGAACTAAAGTGACCTATAAACTTCCGTGAAAAGATCTACAAAAAGAAATTGGTGAAAGGCCAAGTTACATTCTCCCGTCTCCCAATTATACCATCTACTAACCAGAACGACTCTTAAGCCACATGAAACAACTACGAATCATATCCAACGCTCTTCCTTTTCCCTAACTTTAGCCTCTCCAAGCAACAAGGAGCTGTGACACACCCTCCAGAAAGGCCCAACTCACTCTAAACCAAGATAGAATTGAAATACTACAAATCATGAAAGAAGTAAAGATCTTACCAGGATAAATTTCCTTCTGGACTCCAAATCCACAAATTCTATGGAAAGAATCTTCGGATGACAACTCCACAGTAGCCCATCCAAGAGAGCTGAATAACTTTCTGAAGATGATCCTAACTTGAGTTCCATGTGATCAACCATAAGAACTAAGGGAAGCAAAATATCTTTGATCTCTTCCACAGTAAATGAAATCTTCACAATCCAACAAACGACAATGACAAAATTAACATACAAAGAGTTAGACTGATCTACACGTAGCAGACTTTGCAGTGGTAAAGGAAAGCATGTAACCAACACTTTTTTAATAAGCATTAAATATTCAACTTATAAGGAATACCTTACTAGCGCATTGGTTGTCATCATTTGTGACAACCAAAGTCAATTCTAAAATTCCTCCCTCTACAAATCCCTCTACAAAAGGAATGAGGGAAGCTCCAACCCAAAAACATAAATTAGGGGACTAAATTGGTCAACATTGAATAGTTTATGATGATACTACCAAATAAATCTAGCTTGGAGAACTCTAATAGATTGCAACTAATAGAAGGCTAACAGTGAAGATGAATATGCATGGAATAACGCAACCTATAGGAACATCGATATATTTTTACTGACAAGCATTCAAACATCCCCCCTGGGTAAGTCATAAATGAACATAAGTCAAAAACAACTTGGAAATAATTACAAAAGGTTCACAGAATTAAtgtcttcaaaatgaaaccttCAAAGAATTGCTACTTGACAAAAGCTTGTGGGCTAAGATGATTTTCTACTAGAAAGTTACATGctgaaactcatccaaacaagaTTCTCGTTCTATGGATGAGCCTAAACATTTTGTCAAAAGCCAAAGTTGATACTTATTGTGGTTATTAAGTAATAAGCCTGTCGAATCAATGATAATTATATTGTTAACTAACAAATTTGTGGACATACCTCACGGCAATGGATTGACAAggtcaaaattttaaaactctgTGACTGCGCGACCAAATTTCTCATCTTCCAGAATGATTGAGAGTTCATACAACAATTCGAATATAACCCGATATTTGCTTCCCACTGCCCTGAAGTACTTGTTGCTCTTATCATCGGTATGACTCCACCAAGATAAGAGAATGATTGTAACTTAGGAGCATCAATTTCAACCTCTTCTAGTTTAAGGCACCATAATTTAAGACGCCGTAGATGTTGGATTGAAATCTTGACCCTTTCCAACAACCTGCAATCAAGCACACGCAGAGCCTCCAGGAGAGGAAACTTGGATAGAAGATCAGTGAACTGCTGGTCCGAAACAAGGACACGTTTTAAAGTTAAATCTGTCAAATTATGACAGCCGATTAAGTTGAACTTGCAGGGACACAtgtcaaaattttcatcttcGTAACGTAATTTCTGCAAACTTGGCGCTTCAATGTGGGACTCAATTATGCCGTGGTGTTGAACTATAACAACTACCCTTAGATTATGTAGATCAGAAATATGAACCTTGTACAACCCCAAGCACTGTATAAGTTCAATTTCCTCAATCAAAGGGCAGCTAGAGATAATACTTGCAATCATGGGTGCATCCACATGCATACAAATGAGAGACAACTTTTGTAGGGAACTAAAACTTATACTCTGATGTAACAGCTGTTCCAACTTGAAATTTTCTAACTTCAGAGTCTTTATTGACTTTGTTGCAAAGACTGTCTGGGGTAAGATACACAATGCATCAAGTGGGGTATGGATTCGGAGATGTAACTCTTCAACCCTGCTCTCTGTGGCCAGTCCAATCCATTTATCAACAAGAGAAACCATGGAAGACTCAAATACTGTGAAGAAAAGATTGAACTTCCTGATCCGTAAGCCTTGTTCATGAAATCTTAACAGGGTTTCATCTACGTATCTAATGAAATTGTCCCTTTTTTCCGCCAAATTCGGATATCTTTCAACCAAGTTGCCACTTTTGGGTTTTCGAATAGCTAATTCTCTTCCAAAATAGGTTTGATCAAAATCCAAATTGGGGTAAGAAGCCTGCATGTGTTGCCATCTCTTGGACAATAAGCAACTTCTAACAACTTCTTTTGTCGAAAGGAAATCCATCACATTAAAGATGACATCATCAGGAAAATATGAGATACAGTCTATTTTCTCCATTCCCTGATCCTTTGTCTCCGTAAGTTCTTCCATGAGTACGTGCCGCGCTATCAAAAGAACTCGAAAATTAAGTTCAATTACTACCacacagacaaaaaaaaaaaaaaaaaaaaggagtgaacaaaaccaaatggaaaaataaaactatacGTTGATAGTGTTTGTGGAAGTATTTGTTCGAGTACCTGCAAgggaaaaagaatgaaaaagaaGACACATAGAGGTTCTACAAAAAGATAAACCAACAACAGTATGGTGAACCTCTACAGATCGGAACAAATCATCAACCAATGTAAAAAGATAAAAGCTAAGGCTTTCTTATCTAAAACCAACAAACTAAATACTTTGAATGCTATTTATCAAACTGAACCTACAAAGATCGGAACAAGGTGACGACAGAAGAATAAGAAACCTTGCAAAGGCCggaaaaacataaaagttaaaGCTTTTTATCTGAAAACCAACGAAGTATTACTATGTTTGATAACACAATAATGCAGAAGGTTAGATTTAAACCAGTAATTCTCTAAAAATTGGAAAACCTCAGCAGCCCACCAAAAGGAAAGAACAATAGGAGTAGTGGGTATAAACTAAGGGCTCGTTTGATTCGGGCTAAATTAGACAGGATTAAGAGTCCTGGACGATTTATTCTGGTATAAATTTAGTCCCGAATCCTACACAATCCCGTGTTTTATTTGCGTGGGATTAAAATCGGGTACAAACAAGTTCTTGAGGTTCCCTTGAAAAAATTgggcaaaaatggaaaaaggaaaatccTAGATGAGGGTTATCATTTTTATTTGCAAAATGAAAACCGAAATcaaatatatgtattttaaaataaaatcttattaAGAACTGAAGGaagaactagaaaaaaaaaaccccgataTTCGAAaacgaaataaaaaaagaaacctCGGGAGCTCAGTTCTTCTTTCATTATTTGGATCAAAAACGAAAGATACGTGTACTATTTTGAAAAACGAAACCAACTTGGTTCGATTTCGAACCCCTCAGTTTTTCGATTAGaacaaaaaacgaaagaaagaaaaaacgaaGATGGAAGGAAGAACTGAACGATTTAGATTTTTGATTTCGATTACCTACGTAGAATAACGATGAACTGAGGTAGGGCTTTTTTAAGTGGATGGCATTTTAGCAGACTTCCTTCCGTGTTTTATTTAGTACGGGATTATTAGTTCCACCCCTCGGGATAACTAACTTTATACCCCCATAAGAATAGAACCGGTTTTGACAATCCCAGATGCTGCGggaaccaaaaaggaaaaagcggGATTTGGTCCTCTTTAGTCCAGGAAAGTTTTTTAGTGCCAACCGGGTACCAAGTGGTGCCCACTTGGCGCATTCGAGCCGTCTATTGTGTTTTTGGATGTTTTTGGACAGcttgaatttggagagagaaaaaagcagagagagagagtgtgtgttgtggtgaggggagagagagggtttcaatccgaaccgtctaaaagtgtattggacggcccagatgtgCCAAGAGTGAACCACATGGGATATATCCATCCGACACCGAAAAATTTTCTCCTTAGTCCAATCACAGCCGCCTACCTGGATCAAACGAGGCGTAAAGAGCATCTCCATCCCTTACTCAAATTTAAACTCAaacttaaatttgagtaaaaatcatccaaaatatCACTCCACTCTTTACTCAAACTCAtaccaaatttgaattttactcaaatttctTATCAAATTTGGTTTGAACCAAATCCTTGCTCAAATTTTGAAGGTTattcccccaccaccaccaatatGTCATTAATGAAaccacaaccccccccccccccccagcccgccccgccccgccccgcaaattTACCAATATGTCATTAATGAaacctttactcaaatttatgcctAGATTTGTATTTGCCCATTGAATTACTTCATgtaaaatgaaacttttacttaaatttttactcaaatgaaagggtggagatgctctaacggACTAAAACAAGGACAGACCAAAGTACTACTACAAAACATTGTAAAGACAAagctttgagagagagagagaggcacctGTGGAGGTGAAGGAACAAGAGAGAAGGCATCACAACGCGAGAGAAACATCCCAAAGAAGTTGGCACCTTAAACACATGATGATCAAATGCCACTCTAGTCCGGAAGGAATTTTTGCAAGAATGATAAAAATATATTGAGTCTTACAAATGAATTGCTTGGATCGTCATAATCAAGCCGTGACTAATTATATTTTGAACCACACAAGGAACATGTGAGAGGATCTTGATCCATAACTAGTggcaaagaaaaatgaaaaatgttgaACTTGCTTGGTTCTTGTGAcagatatttttttattttttttgaatataccttgtaagattttgatttttgaatatGGCAAGTCATTCCAACTTACATCAGTGTGTTTAATCTTTTTTATCCTTGTAACATGTATTGTGATTGCAGTTTGGCAATTCATACCGACATCAGAGGCAAAACCCTTGTATATGCACATCACGCTAGAGCCTAGAGCAATGAATCCACATATAGGTGAACAAATGATGAAATTCAGCCATGACGATATATTAGGTTCCAAGAAAGCATATTTCAGCTCAAAATTTAGTTGATAAGTTTAGAATTGTTAGGTAGCACTTAGAATTCAAGGACTGAACCAAAATCACCATTCAACATGCCTTTGGGTAAACTCCTGAAGATTCACAATTGAGAATccacaaaaaagtaaaatagatGACTGAAAAAGGGCCTATATTCTTCTTCCAACAAAAAATCAGCAAGATAGCTGAAACCAATTTGCAACCTTCAACTCTATTCCAAGAATTTCTGGTATTAATAATGCACATCATTCTGATTGTTACTATATTCATGCAGGTACTTGCAGTGATCTCCGTAATAACACCTTCCTTGGGCATAGAGTCGGCAAAGCTGCCTTTGTTGGTGCCATGGCCTTTGGTATGGACCCAATATTCCTCTGACGTTTGCTCTCTCCTCATGGGCATGCCTTTGAAATGAACCCAAAGGATTAGGATTCCTCCACGAGTTAGGATTTATGCTTTGCTCATGATTATTGCGAGTTCGAAGTGGACTCTTCACACCAACACGAGGTCGATATGAATATGGATCATTGTATTCAGCACATGTTGAACTGTTAATACTTGTCAAAGGCATTCTGAGTGGACTCCTGTGGAATGAACAGTTCGGAGGAATATACTTGATGCTTTCTTCATGGCTCTGACATTGGAATGAACCGGGCAGAGTAGTGTACTTCTTGCTGTTTTCATGGTTCTGGCTGAGGAATGAACTCCTTGAAGTCATACTTGTTGAACCAGGCTGTCTATGCAATGTTCCAGATGGGACCGAAATATTCTCGTTGCAGTTTTTGGAGTACAAACATTCCTTCTGTATCTTTTCCTCTTGACGCCTCTGCAGGTTCTTCTGCTGCTCTTGAAGTTGGATTCCCACATTTTGTGAACCATTAGATTGCAGTTGAAGCGACTGTGCTTTAGTCACTTTCAGTTTTTTGTTCTGATCTTCCATTCTCCTGAGATATGAACAAATTCAGTGCTTAATACAACTAATCTTTATTTCTTCTAATACGTATACCGGGGCCGTTCCgctcacaaaacaaataacaCAACAATTGACACTCAATGCCTTTGTTTTGGACGGCTGAGAATAGATCCCACAGCACACCTGTTACACCCAACTCAAGTcacgtgctctctctctctgtcgtCCTCtgctctctctgtctctctctgccCGTTCAGAGCTCCGGCGAGCAATCGAAGCCCCTAACGCAGGCGAGCAAACACCTCCCTCACGCTGCGCCGGCGAACGAACAAAGGTTGAAGGGCTGGGTTTGCTAAACGTTCTGGGGTTCTGATTTCGAGGTAAATGAAGGGCTCGTTCTGGGCTTTTGCTGCACGTCATGGGTTTTGATTTCCGGCGAAGAAAGCTTTTCCGGCAAGGTTATGGTGGAGGAGAAGGTTTGTCGGCAACCATCAGGCGGCTTAAGGGCTTCAATTCATTTGTATCTTGTTAATTAACACTTTGACAGCTCTACAGCTGTCAATTTTGTAACTAaaattattgtttagttttcaatacaGTGGCATGAATTTCTGGTTAAGCTTTTCAGTGTGAAAAAGATATTATAAGGTAGTAGTCTTGGTTTGGGGGTTTTAAGTTTAGTGAGTGCTTTGTGCTTTTGGGGGAAGATTTATGGTTTGTGCACTTTTGCTGGAACACAGACATAGCATGTTGATTTGGGTTTTACGGATTGGTTGAATTATTCAACTTGATTGCAGTAGACGATTAGGTATTCCTCTATGAGTAAGAACTAATAAGATGCAGGAAATTGAATACTCAAAGGTGATAATGCAAGCCGGAGCTCTGAAGTGTGAacgagcagagagagagagagagagagagagagagacgtctGGGGTTGGAGAGAGAGCACGTGACTTTGAGTTGGGTGTGAGTAGGTGTGTTGTGGGATCTAATCTCAGCCATCCAAAGCAAATTGTTGtgttatttgttttgtgagcGGAATGGCCCTGTACATATACATACGAGAAATCATCAAATCAATCGCAACTTCTTCAATACGGCATCAACAAGGTACCTACCTAGTGGCCCTGAGTATCTTCCTTGTTTCCTTCAGCTGGACACGTGCTTCCCTATTGGACCGAGCAAGAGAGCCTCTAGCATGCTTCTCTGAAAGCATTTTCTGCCTTTCACCTTCATCTTCCCACCTCTGTATTTGACATTGAGGAATGAGGATAAAGACCATAATTCAAATGATAAGCAGATAATGgttaagagagaaaaaattggtAATGACAAACCTGCCTCATTGTCTTTAACCGATAAAGATTTCTGCCCTTAATTAAAAGGGGATGAAGTGGAGGGAGTGGTTTCTCCCCTTTGCTCCATAATACTTCAATCTGATACAAGCAGTCATGAAAGCCACAGTTAACCATAGAATAGATTAGCTATTAGCCCATGGATTATATGACTGGGCAATTTTATAATAGGACTTCAGGTACTTCTATCATATCTctcattaaataaaattcaccCAGATGATCTTGGGCAACTTGTTCCTCAACTGGCAAACGAAGCAGGCATTGAACGGATGATAGTCATcccttatttttgctaatgatCATTGCCGACA
This DNA window, taken from Rhododendron vialii isolate Sample 1 chromosome 8a, ASM3025357v1, encodes the following:
- the LOC131298990 gene encoding zinc finger CCCH domain-containing protein 62-like, with the translated sequence MGISKQNLEAEKFRQNEEEEESDTEECDSDDSDEDPTFDAVEETRSSFSRLSIKKKSKSRTVKETEEGNEENPDVIVPELNEEDQRSFEVVRKIVEVGQVEKLKVEQCKVYLRKHGLRLTGNKDTLIGRIKEHLSILNSGGERKYPISSFLWYCKGDACTGDVVMFEQNVYEMFNIASRSASGPPCGTRIVAGRVVKESYGAAKQQHTFTIEVLWSKGEKPLPPLHPLLIKGRNLYRLKTMRQRWEDEGERQKMLSEKHARGSLARSNREARVQLKETRKILRATRRMEDQNKKLKVTKAQSLQLQSNGSQNVGIQLQEQQKNLQRRQEEKIQKECLYSKNCNENISVPSGTLHRQPGSTSMTSRSSFLSQNHENSKKYTTLPGSFQCQSHEESIKYIPPNCSFHRSPLRMPLTSINSSTCAEYNDPYSYRPRVGVKSPLRTRNNHEQSINPNSWRNPNPLGSFQRHAHEERANVRGILGPYQRPWHQQRQLCRLYAQGRCYYGDHCKYLHEYSNNQNDVHY
- the LOC131297944 gene encoding F-box/LRR-repeat protein At3g58900-like, encoding MEELTETKDQGMEKIDCISYFPDDVIFNVMDFLSTKEVVRSCLLSKRWQHMQASYPNLDFDQTYFGRELAIRKPKSGNLVERYPNLAEKRDNFIRYVDETLLRFHEQGLRIRKFNLFFTVFESSMVSLVDKWIGLATESRVEELHLRIHTPLDALCILPQTVFATKSIKTLKLENFKLEQLLHQSISFSSLQKLSLICMHVDAPMIASIISSCPLIEEIELIQCLGLYKVHISDLHNLRVVVIVQHHGIIESHIEAPSLQKLRYEDENFDMCPCKFNLIGCHNLTDLTLKRVLVSDQQFTDLLSKFPLLEALRVLDCRLLERVKISIQHLRRLKLWCLKLEEVEIDAPKLQSFSYLGGVIPMIRATSTSGQWEANIGLYSNCCMNSQSFWKMRNLVAQSQSFKILTLSIHCREISFTVEEIKDILLPLVLMVDHMELKLGSSSESYSALLDGLLWSCHPKILSIEFVDLESRRKFILVLREKIVHNWI